AAGCAAATAAAGAGGAGAGAATTATGTTTCTTAAGTCACTCGGGCTTGTCCTGGCCTTTTTCTGCACGACGCTCGCGGCCGCTGCCGATCCTGTCGTCATACCGGTTCCTGTGGATACCTGCTATGGTTCACCGGCTTCACCAGTCTGTGGACATCCGACCCAGAAAGACTTCTGCAGGGAATACAATAGGGATGGCATCAGCTGCGATGATGTCGGATTTTATGAAGGCCAGGTGGGATACCCATGGGGCAATCAATCCGGAAAATTCCGCTGCGTGAACGGTTGTCTTGCATGGTTGGGCCAGGCGCAATCGTGTAAAGCCTACAACCGCGATGGCATCACCTGTGATCAGGTGGGCTTTCATGATGGTCAGGTCGGCTATCCCTGGGGCCTGAAATCCGGAAAATTCCGCTGCACGAGCGGCTGTCTTCAGTTCATCTGGTGGTGGTGATTCAAAAGCTCGCGGTCCGCATGCATGAGCGGGCTGGACGGCGGCAGGGGGATCACGTTAAGCTCAAAGCTCCAGCGTATTTTGCTTAGGAGCGGTGATGATGCGGCGTCTTCCCCAGGCCCTGGCCCTCTTCCTTCTCATCTTCAGTAACGCGTGCAAAAAATCCGAGACATCCTCTCCACAGAGTTCCTCTGCACTCGCGCGCCTTCTGGTATCGAGCACAGATCCCGACATCCAATTTCATGCGGACGCCGAGCATCTTTATTACGACTGCGCTCCATCCTGCAGCGATGATCAGATTCTTCTGGTCTTTTTTCCCGGGTCGGATGGCTCACCGGATAATTTTCAAAAGTTGATTCAATCCATCGGCAACACTGGGGTAAGGGCCATAGCCCTGGCCTATCAAAATAATGGAGCGCTGAGCAGCATCTGCGGCACAGACGACGCCTGCTATACTAACGCCCGGCGCGATCGCGTGCTGGGTGCCGCAGGCTCCACCTATGTGCAGAGCGCAGCGGACGGCATTCAAAATCGTCTCCTGAAAGCCCTCAAAGCACTCGGCTGGAATCAATTTCATGACGGTGACACCTTGCTTTACAGCAAAATGATTTTCAGTGGCTTCTCACAAGGCGCGGGCATGGCCGCCTGGGCTGCAAAGAAAGTGCAGCTGCAGCGGGTGTGCCTCTTCGCGGGCCCCTGGGATCACCTGACCGGCACAACACCTGCCAGCTGGATTCAGGAGGCCAGCGCCACGCCTTCTGATCGTTACTATGGTTTTACCCACTATGACGATTCTTTGCCCGGTGGCGTGCAGTATTTGAATTTGAACTGGCAGCAGCTCGGCATGGGAACGGGGACCGATATCCCCCTCTATTCGAATCCCAGCGGCCAGAAACTGACATCAAAAGACAGTGACGCCCGCTGCGTGGCGGATCCCCATGGCTGCTCTGTGTCCGATGCCGCCACACCTTTGGAAAGCGATGGAACGCCGCGCTACCAAACAGCCTGGCGCTACCTCTGTGGACGATAGACCTTCATCAGCTGGGCCAGATCCTGATCGAAGACCATGACGTGAGTGCCCTGATCGGGCAGCTCACGAATGGAATCCTGATGCCGCTCCCATTCCTGAACAGCATGCAGAGCGCGCCAGCAGTCCTTGGGATGATTCCCTTCCCCGCGAAGGCAATCCTCGGCCCTGGTTTCGACGCCTCCATAAAAACGATCAATATTGCGAAAGAACTTCGCATACTCGTCTTTCTGATAACCGGCTCTCAGGAAAAATTCGTAACCGGCTTCATCGGCCTCCGTCTCGATCCAATTGGAAAGAAGGCTCCGCTTCCGGTAATCGTGCCGAATGACGGCTCCATGATAACGGCAGTGTTCCCCTTCCACCTGCTTCAACTTTTCCAAAGCATCGGGATTGAGCTGAGCCCGCAACTGAAGCCATGCGTTGCGGTATTTCTCCTGTTTGACATCTCCGGTCTGCATGGCCTGCAGACTGCGGCAGGCATCAAATCCCTTCACGTCTCGATTAAACTCCTGGCGGAACGCAATCGCTGCAAGGTTCAGGGTTTCTTTCAAAGAAGCCTGTAGAGCGTCATCAGACCATGCAGCCAGCGATTGATCGAGCGTCTTCTGCGCCTCGGCCAACTCGTGCGCTACCCTCTCAATCCCATCCGCCTCCGCTTGATACTCCGGACGCAGGCGCACGAATTCCGCGAAATCTATGCGTCCGTGATTAAGAGTGATATGAGCCAGCTCATGGGCCACGGCCGCAGCAAACTGGGCATCCGTATCAGCCACCTGAATCAGGCCGCTATTGAAAATCAAGGTACCATCCGCTGACGCACCCGCATCTATATCAGGCGCTTCGATCGGCATGACACAGAATCTTGTCGCGTCAAGTTCATCGCGGAAGACATAAGCGTTATGCAGCGCGATTCGATCGATATGCCGATGCACATATTTTTGAAAAAAAGGATCAAAACTCTCCATTTCCAGGCAGTTAAGCGCATGGGGAGGGCGCAACGTTCCGCCCCAAATATGCTTCAACTGAGACTCATCCCGCCCTGTGCTCTTGCAACTCGAAATCAAGCACCAGCCGACAGCTAAGCTCGTGATCCCAAAGATTCTCATTACTCTTCCTTTCCGCTTTTCCATACAATCTGCATACATCTACTCGGCAAAAATGCAACTCCTTCTCAGAGTAATGAATCCTTAAACTGTAGGTAAAGAAAAAGGTCTATCTCTTGGAAGGAATCTACCATGCCTCAAGCTCTGAAAATGCGTCGAATGTGGGTGATGCCCGTAGCCGTGGCCTGCGTGTGGTCCTGCACAAAGTCGGATTCAAAGACCAAATCCAACGAAGGCGGAACCATGACAACGGTGAGCCTGCCCAACCAGCTCAACATCAACAGTGAGAGCCTTGGTCTGATCAAGAACGCACGCCTGCTCGGCAACCCACCGCCGACCGCAGCCCTGCAGGCCCTTGCAGCCGACCCCGGGACGATCTTCGGTCATAGCCTTGCAGAAGGCATCAAATCCTTGAAATACCGCATCAGCAACATGGAGCTTTGCGGCGTGTCCGATGGATCCCGCGGCGACGCCTGCAATGAGCGGCCGTTCTCGATCTTCAGCGAAGATCGCTCCACCTCAGACTACGATACCTTCGTCCCAGGCGCCGAGGCCGTTTCCAACTTCAGCGGTTGGACGGACTTTATGAAAAAAGGATCCTTGGAAGATCTGGTCGGCAAAGTCACCTATACCGATACCGCGATCGGCAGCTATGAGGCTGTCATCGTTAATTTCTATCGTACGTTCAAAGTGGATGCCGAAGTTCAGCTGAACAATGGCGAAAAACTTTATACGAAAAACGTCACGGATTTCTATAACAACGGCAAAACTGGCCTTGATGTCACCTATGCAGGCAAGGCCAGCAACATCACAACGGGTCCTTCGGAAGAAGGTTTTTTCTTTTTGCCCAACGGCGGCAAGACCTTCTATCTGCAGCGTCCCTTTGAAATCACCCAGGCTGATGTCGATAACCTTGTTCCCTATAAAATGGCCTTGGCTTTTGATCACAATAACTTCGTAAAAGGCTCTGGCTCTGCCCCTGGGTCCATGTCCACGCCCCCTGGTTTCGTGGAAGGCCAGATAGATGATACCCTGGGCCGTTCCATCAAGCCTGGCTTTTTGGAATTCGCTCCTATCCTGGCGCGTGAATCCGAGACCATCATGCGCGAGACTTATGTCCTCTCGACCAATGATATGACCGGCGTCGATGATAGCACAAAGCAGGGTTTCTCGGCCCGCCTGACCCTTTACTATGTGAAGGAAGACGAATCCAAATCCATTCGCGCGGTGACCTCACGCGGCTACTACAATGAATACTCGACCAGCTACATGAACTATGATCCCGTCTCCGGTATCCGTCGAATTGCTGACGGCACCGAAGCCGGAACGATCGATTTGTTCCAGGGCACAGCCACCAACTTTGCTCTTTTCAAAGGCTTTAAGCGCCTGACCAATGTCGGCGATTCGGGAACTGTGACCACCAAACTCTGTGAAGGTTCCATCACAAACGGAGCCTGCTCAGCGACTCTGAAAGACCTTACCTGGGTCTATACCTTCGTCGGAGCCTCGGAAGCTGAAACCGAGCTGACCTTTGAAGCTGTGCCGCCGCCGCCTCCTCCTGCTGAACCTGCACCCTGATATCAAAAAAAGGGCGCTGCCCACGCGCAGCGCTCTTCTCCGCCCTCCCCTTCCTCACGCTCTTCCTTCACCCGCATGAATAAAGTGCACGGAACGCATCTTCTGGAAATGACTCCCCTGTTATAAGCTCAAAGACATACGGGATGGAAAACGCTGCCATTGGAGACGATGCACATGCGCAAGGATCGTAAGGCGGACTGGATCATCGGCACGGGTCTTTTAACTCTTTCCCTGCTGCCAATCGTTGCCGGGATCGTCAGATTGTTTCGAGTCAGCACGGGCACTTCAACCGCGGAAAACAGCCGATTTTTGGAGGCTCCCTGGCCTATAACATTCCATATCGCAGGCGCGATTATTTTCTGCGTTCTCGGCGCCTTTCAATTCGCGCCTGATTTACGAAGACGGAACATCCGCTG
This genomic window from Oligoflexus sp. contains:
- a CDS encoding BPSS1187 family protein; translation: MMRRLPQALALFLLIFSNACKKSETSSPQSSSALARLLVSSTDPDIQFHADAEHLYYDCAPSCSDDQILLVFFPGSDGSPDNFQKLIQSIGNTGVRAIALAYQNNGALSSICGTDDACYTNARRDRVLGAAGSTYVQSAADGIQNRLLKALKALGWNQFHDGDTLLYSKMIFSGFSQGAGMAAWAAKKVQLQRVCLFAGPWDHLTGTTPASWIQEASATPSDRYYGFTHYDDSLPGGVQYLNLNWQQLGMGTGTDIPLYSNPSGQKLTSKDSDARCVADPHGCSVSDAATPLESDGTPRYQTAWRYLCGR
- a CDS encoding M48 family metalloprotease encodes the protein MKHIWGGTLRPPHALNCLEMESFDPFFQKYVHRHIDRIALHNAYVFRDELDATRFCVMPIEAPDIDAGASADGTLIFNSGLIQVADTDAQFAAAVAHELAHITLNHGRIDFAEFVRLRPEYQAEADGIERVAHELAEAQKTLDQSLAAWSDDALQASLKETLNLAAIAFRQEFNRDVKGFDACRSLQAMQTGDVKQEKYRNAWLQLRAQLNPDALEKLKQVEGEHCRYHGAVIRHDYRKRSLLSNWIETEADEAGYEFFLRAGYQKDEYAKFFRNIDRFYGGVETRAEDCLRGEGNHPKDCWRALHAVQEWERHQDSIRELPDQGTHVMVFDQDLAQLMKVYRPQR